One Marinibacterium anthonyi genomic region harbors:
- a CDS encoding transcriptional regulator BetI: MPKVGMEPVRRDALVRATIAEIGQAGSLDVTVSQIARRAGMSSALAHHYFGGKAQIFLAAMRHILTEYGAEVRRELSGAAPEQRAEAIIRASFAPSSFRRESIGAWMTFYVLAQTEPQALRLWRIYQRRLRSNLTHALRPVCPAPEAAADTLIALIDGLYIRAALNDPEAPGLARDHALRVLALFKDQSA; this comes from the coding sequence ATGCCCAAAGTTGGGATGGAACCTGTCAGGCGGGATGCGCTGGTCAGGGCGACGATTGCCGAGATCGGGCAAGCCGGGTCGCTGGACGTGACCGTCAGCCAGATCGCGCGGCGGGCGGGGATGTCCTCGGCGCTGGCGCATCATTACTTCGGCGGCAAGGCCCAGATCTTCCTGGCGGCAATGCGCCACATCCTGACCGAATACGGGGCCGAGGTGCGCCGCGAACTGTCCGGCGCCGCCCCCGAACAACGGGCCGAGGCGATCATCCGGGCCAGTTTCGCGCCGTCGTCGTTCCGGCGCGAAAGCATCGGGGCCTGGATGACCTTCTACGTGCTGGCCCAGACCGAACCGCAGGCGCTGCGGCTGTGGCGGATCTACCAGCGCCGGCTGAGGTCCAACCTGACCCACGCGCTGCGCCCGGTCTGCCCGGCGCCCGAGGCGGCGGCCGACACGCTGATCGCGCTGATCGACGGGCTCTACATCCGCGCCGCGCTCAATGACCCCGAGGCGCCGGGCCTCGCCCGCGATCACGCGCTGCGCGTGCTGGCACTGTTCAAGGACCAATCCGCATGA
- the betC_1 gene encoding Choline-sulfatase: MTNPNILILMVDQLNGTLFPDGPADWLHAPNLKRLAERSVRFANAYTGSPLCAPGRAAFMSGQLPRRTGVYDNAAEFRSDIPTYAHHLRRAGYYTCLSGKMHFVGPDQLHGFEDRLTTDIYPADFGWTPDYRKPGERIDWWYHNMGSVTGAGVAEITNQLEYDDEVAYNACAKLYDLARGKDARPWSLTVSFTHPHDPYVARKKYWDLYEECEHLAPDVPDLGYDAQDPHSKRLFDANDWRNFNITEEDIRRSRRAYFANISYVDDKIGEILQVLEDTRQEAVILFLSDHGDMLGERGLWFKMSFYEGSARVPLMMCAPGLAPQRIDTPVSSIDVTPTLGALAGVDMSDIAPWTDGENLVPLAKGTPREAPVAIEYAAEGSQAPLVCLRMGRWKYTRCTLDPDQLFDLQADPHELTNLACDPAHAQPLAQLRAMADARWDLDAYDAEVRASQARRWVVYEALRQGGYYPWDYQPLRQASERYMRNHMDLNALEDSQRFPRGE, from the coding sequence ATGACCAATCCCAACATCCTGATCCTGATGGTCGACCAGCTGAACGGCACCCTGTTTCCCGACGGGCCGGCCGACTGGCTGCACGCGCCGAACCTGAAACGCCTGGCCGAACGATCGGTGCGGTTCGCCAATGCCTATACCGGATCGCCCCTGTGCGCGCCGGGGCGGGCGGCCTTCATGTCCGGGCAATTGCCGCGCCGCACCGGCGTCTACGACAACGCGGCGGAATTCCGGTCCGACATCCCGACCTATGCCCACCACCTGCGCCGGGCGGGCTATTACACCTGCCTCTCGGGCAAGATGCACTTTGTCGGCCCCGACCAGCTGCACGGGTTCGAAGACCGCCTGACCACCGACATCTACCCGGCCGATTTCGGCTGGACGCCGGATTACCGCAAGCCGGGCGAACGCATCGACTGGTGGTATCACAACATGGGGTCCGTCACGGGCGCCGGCGTGGCCGAGATCACCAACCAGCTCGAATATGATGACGAGGTCGCCTACAACGCCTGCGCCAAGCTTTACGATCTGGCGCGCGGCAAGGATGCGCGGCCCTGGAGCCTGACGGTCAGCTTTACCCACCCGCATGACCCTTACGTCGCGCGCAAGAAATACTGGGACCTCTACGAGGAATGCGAACACCTCGCTCCGGACGTGCCGGACCTGGGCTACGACGCACAGGATCCCCATTCGAAACGACTGTTCGACGCCAACGACTGGCGCAACTTCAACATCACCGAAGAAGACATCCGCCGGTCGCGGCGCGCCTATTTCGCCAATATCTCCTATGTCGACGATAAGATCGGCGAGATCCTCCAGGTGCTGGAAGACACCCGGCAGGAGGCGGTGATCCTGTTCCTGTCCGACCACGGCGACATGCTGGGCGAACGGGGCTTGTGGTTCAAGATGTCCTTCTACGAAGGCTCCGCCCGGGTGCCGCTGATGATGTGCGCCCCGGGACTCGCGCCGCAGCGGATCGACACGCCGGTGTCCTCGATCGACGTGACGCCCACGCTCGGCGCGCTGGCCGGCGTCGACATGTCCGACATCGCCCCCTGGACCGATGGCGAAAACCTGGTGCCCCTGGCGAAAGGAACCCCGCGCGAGGCGCCGGTGGCGATCGAATACGCCGCCGAAGGCTCGCAGGCGCCGCTGGTCTGCCTGCGCATGGGGCGGTGGAAATACACCCGCTGCACGCTGGATCCCGACCAGCTGTTCGACCTTCAGGCCGACCCGCACGAGCTGACCAACCTGGCCTGCGACCCGGCCCATGCGCAACCGCTGGCGCAGTTGCGCGCCATGGCCGATGCCCGCTGGGACCTGGACGCCTACGACGCCGAGGTGCGCGCCAGCCAGGCCCGTCGCTGGGTGGTCTACGAAGCGCTGCGCCAGGGCGGCTATTACCCCTGGGATTACCAGCCGCTGCGCCAGGCCTCCGAACGCTACATGCGCAACCACATGGATCTCAACGCCCTGGAAGACAGTCAGCGGTTCCCGCGCGGCGAATAG
- the betA_1 gene encoding Choline dehydrogenase has product MEADFVIVGAGSAGCAMAYRLSEAGASVIVVEHGGTDAGPFIQMPAALSYPMNMARYDWGYRSEPEPHLGNRELACPRGKVIGGSSSINGMVYVRGHAMDYEHWNESGADGWGYADVLPYFQRMEHWHDGGHGGDPEWRGTDGPLHVTRGTRENPLHAAFVEAGKQAGYPLTDDYNGRQQEGFGAMEQTVWQGRRWSAANAYLKPALKRDNCTLVRGLVTRVVIEEGRATGVELAGRAPIKARREVILAASAINSPKILMLSGIGPASHLAEHGIGVVADRPGVGANLQDHLEVYIQMAASQPITLYKYWSLFGKARVGAQWLFTGKGPGASNQFESCAFIRTRPGVKYPDIQYHFLPIAVRYDGQAAAEGHGFQAHVGPMRSKSRGRIRLRSGKAEDAPVIRFNYMSTPEDWADFRTCIRLTREIFGQEAFAPYVRHEIQPGADLQTDDELDGFIRAHAESAYHPCGTCRMGAASDSRSVVDPQGRVIGVTGLRVADSSIFPRITNGNLNGPSIMVGEKMSDHILGRDPLPRSNKRPWINPDWQTAQR; this is encoded by the coding sequence ATGGAAGCGGATTTCGTGATCGTCGGCGCCGGCAGTGCCGGGTGCGCCATGGCCTATCGCCTGTCCGAGGCGGGTGCGTCCGTCATCGTCGTGGAACACGGGGGCACCGATGCCGGCCCGTTCATCCAGATGCCGGCCGCGCTCAGCTACCCGATGAACATGGCGCGCTACGACTGGGGCTACAGATCCGAACCCGAACCGCACCTGGGCAACCGCGAACTCGCCTGCCCGCGGGGCAAGGTGATCGGCGGGTCGTCGTCGATCAACGGCATGGTCTACGTGCGCGGCCACGCGATGGATTACGAACACTGGAACGAAAGCGGCGCCGACGGCTGGGGCTATGCCGACGTGCTGCCCTATTTCCAGCGAATGGAACATTGGCACGACGGCGGCCATGGCGGCGATCCCGAATGGCGGGGCACGGACGGGCCGCTGCACGTCACGCGCGGCACCCGGGAAAACCCCCTGCACGCGGCCTTTGTCGAGGCCGGAAAGCAGGCCGGCTACCCGCTGACCGACGATTACAACGGCCGCCAGCAGGAAGGCTTTGGCGCGATGGAGCAGACGGTCTGGCAGGGCCGGCGCTGGTCGGCGGCCAATGCCTACCTGAAGCCCGCGCTCAAGCGCGACAACTGCACCCTGGTGCGCGGCCTCGTCACCCGCGTGGTGATCGAGGAGGGGCGCGCCACCGGCGTCGAACTGGCCGGGCGCGCGCCGATCAAGGCGCGGCGCGAGGTGATCCTGGCCGCCTCGGCGATCAATTCGCCCAAGATCCTGATGCTGTCGGGCATCGGCCCGGCCAGCCACCTGGCCGAACACGGCATTGGCGTCGTGGCCGACCGTCCCGGCGTGGGGGCCAACCTGCAAGACCACCTGGAAGTCTATATCCAGATGGCGGCAAGCCAGCCGATCACGCTGTACAAATACTGGAGCCTGTTCGGAAAGGCGCGCGTGGGCGCGCAATGGCTGTTCACCGGCAAGGGGCCCGGCGCGTCGAACCAGTTCGAAAGCTGCGCCTTCATCCGCACCCGGCCGGGCGTCAAGTACCCGGATATCCAGTATCATTTCCTGCCCATCGCCGTGCGCTACGACGGCCAGGCGGCGGCCGAGGGCCATGGCTTCCAGGCCCATGTCGGCCCGATGCGGTCCAAAAGCCGGGGCCGGATCCGGCTGCGGTCGGGCAAGGCCGAGGACGCGCCGGTGATCCGTTTCAACTACATGTCCACGCCCGAGGACTGGGCCGATTTCCGCACCTGCATCCGCCTCACGCGCGAGATCTTCGGGCAGGAGGCCTTTGCGCCCTATGTCCGCCACGAGATCCAGCCCGGCGCCGACCTGCAGACCGATGACGAACTGGACGGGTTCATCCGCGCGCACGCCGAAAGCGCCTATCACCCCTGCGGCACCTGCCGGATGGGGGCGGCTTCGGATTCGCGGTCTGTGGTCGACCCGCAAGGCCGGGTGATCGGGGTCACGGGGCTGCGCGTCGCCGACAGTTCGATCTTTCCGCGCATCACCAACGGCAATCTCAACGGGCCGTCGATCATGGTAGGCGAAAAGATGTCCGATCACATCCTTGGCCGCGACCCGCTGCCCCGGTCGAACAAGCGTCCATGGATCAACCCGGACTGGCAGACCGCGCAGCGGTGA
- a CDS encoding transcriptional regulator, y4mF family produces MATQKLYAGTKLREIRTRMSLTQKDFAAKLGVSLPYLNQMENNNRPVSTTVVLALAREFGIDVTELSTGDGERLVSDLREVLADPVFADMTPPLADLRLTASNAPALARAFIELHRAYRQTHERLASLDEALGREDARIQTSPWDEVRDFFHYCDNYLDAVDRAAETFASHAGAGGIAAHAEATLNDMGLTVALDEMEDLRRFDAETGRLTLSSRAGIETRVFQMLLQLALLRQDKLLEATLDFARFQSEEARAIAKIGLANYFAGAALMPYRAFLEAAQDYRHDLERLSRHFGASIEQVAHRLSTMQRPGAKGIPFFFVRVDQAGTITKRHSATRLQFARFGGACPLWNVHRAFETPGRFLRQLAETPDGVRYISIARDVSKSGGAFGAPVRRYAISLGCEVRHAGSLVYAEGLDISNAQAFEPIGISCRICERRTCHQRSVPPLERRLTIEADRRGVLPYNVR; encoded by the coding sequence ATGGCCACCCAGAAGCTTTACGCCGGCACCAAGCTGCGCGAAATCCGGACCCGCATGTCACTGACACAAAAGGATTTTGCGGCCAAGCTGGGGGTGTCGCTGCCCTATCTCAACCAGATGGAAAACAACAACCGCCCGGTCTCCACTACCGTCGTCCTGGCGCTGGCCCGGGAATTCGGCATCGACGTCACCGAATTGTCCACCGGCGACGGCGAACGCCTTGTTTCCGACCTGCGCGAAGTCCTCGCCGATCCTGTCTTCGCCGACATGACCCCACCGCTCGCCGATCTGCGCCTGACTGCGTCGAATGCTCCTGCCCTGGCACGGGCCTTCATCGAATTGCACCGCGCCTACCGGCAGACCCATGAACGCCTGGCCTCTCTGGACGAGGCGCTGGGACGGGAAGATGCCCGGATCCAGACCTCGCCCTGGGACGAGGTACGGGACTTTTTTCACTATTGTGACAACTACCTGGACGCTGTCGACCGCGCCGCCGAAACCTTTGCCTCGCACGCCGGCGCGGGTGGCATCGCGGCGCATGCCGAGGCCACGCTGAACGACATGGGGCTGACCGTCGCGCTGGACGAGATGGAGGATCTGCGCCGCTTCGATGCCGAAACCGGCCGGCTGACGCTGTCGTCGCGCGCCGGTATCGAGACGCGGGTGTTCCAGATGCTGCTGCAACTGGCGCTGCTGAGGCAGGACAAGCTGCTGGAAGCCACGCTTGATTTCGCGAGGTTCCAGAGCGAGGAGGCGCGCGCCATCGCCAAGATCGGGCTGGCCAATTACTTTGCCGGCGCCGCGCTGATGCCCTACCGCGCCTTCCTGGAGGCCGCACAGGACTATCGCCATGATCTGGAACGACTTTCCCGCCATTTCGGGGCGTCCATCGAACAGGTCGCCCACCGGCTTTCGACCATGCAGCGCCCTGGCGCCAAGGGCATTCCGTTCTTCTTCGTCCGCGTCGACCAGGCCGGCACGATCACCAAGCGCCATTCGGCCACGCGCCTGCAATTCGCCCGCTTCGGCGGCGCCTGCCCGCTGTGGAACGTGCACCGCGCCTTCGAGACCCCGGGCCGCTTCCTGCGCCAGCTGGCGGAAACGCCGGACGGGGTGCGCTATATCTCGATCGCGCGCGACGTGTCGAAATCCGGCGGCGCCTTCGGCGCGCCGGTCAGGCGATACGCGATTTCACTTGGATGCGAGGTCCGGCATGCCGGATCGCTCGTCTATGCGGAAGGCCTGGACATTTCCAACGCCCAGGCCTTTGAACCCATTGGCATTTCCTGCCGGATCTGTGAACGCAGGACCTGCCACCAACGGTCGGTTCCCCCGCTTGAACGCCGGCTGACCATCGAGGCCGACCGGCGTGGCGTATTGCCCTACAACGTGCGCTAG
- the bcr_2 gene encoding Sulfonamide resistance protein, which yields MQTRKFRRFSSTPRKASRFSKIDKMPVQDYCNCMTNASITFLDRKSPPHIATLIIMCSLSALSMNIFLPSLPNMTAYFQTDYKVMQLSVALYLAVSGLLQLFIGPLSDQLGRRPVVLAGFALFSLATLGCIFAPTAGIFLMFRMCQAVVAVGLVLSRAIIRDIHHQDRAASMIGYVTMGMAVAPMVSPAIGGALDSIMGWQGSFWLLFALGALVFWLCWADQGETAQITGQSFREQVRDYPELLTSPRFWGYALACALCSGSFFSYLGGAPFVGSEIFSLTPQALGLHFGVPAIGYFLGNFITGRFSQAVGVNLMVLWGCSICAGGMLLALSLFAAGLGSALTFFGCMAFIGLGNGLAIPNATAGMLSVRPHLAGTASGLGGALMIGGGAALSALAGSLLTHESGAYPLLWLMFTSSILGLIAVLMVIRRERRLTLTT from the coding sequence ATGCAAACCCGCAAATTCCGCCGGTTTTCATCCACCCCACGCAAGGCCAGCCGCTTCAGCAAGATAGACAAGATGCCAGTACAGGACTATTGCAACTGCATGACAAACGCATCCATCACCTTTCTCGACCGGAAGTCCCCGCCGCATATCGCGACGCTGATCATCATGTGTTCGCTGTCGGCGCTGTCGATGAACATCTTCCTGCCGAGCCTGCCGAACATGACGGCCTATTTCCAGACCGACTACAAGGTGATGCAATTGTCGGTGGCGCTGTACCTTGCGGTCAGCGGCCTGCTGCAGCTGTTCATCGGCCCGCTGTCGGACCAGCTGGGCCGCCGGCCCGTGGTGCTGGCGGGTTTTGCGCTGTTCTCCCTGGCGACGCTGGGCTGCATCTTCGCGCCCACCGCCGGGATCTTCCTGATGTTCCGCATGTGCCAGGCGGTGGTGGCGGTGGGCCTGGTTCTCAGCCGGGCCATCATCCGCGACATCCACCACCAGGACCGGGCCGCCAGCATGATCGGCTATGTCACCATGGGCATGGCGGTGGCGCCGATGGTCAGCCCCGCGATCGGCGGCGCGCTGGATTCGATCATGGGCTGGCAGGGCAGCTTCTGGCTGCTGTTCGCCCTGGGCGCGCTGGTCTTCTGGCTGTGCTGGGCCGACCAGGGCGAGACGGCGCAGATCACCGGCCAAAGCTTCCGCGAACAGGTCCGCGACTACCCCGAACTTCTGACCTCCCCCCGGTTCTGGGGCTACGCGCTGGCCTGCGCGCTGTGTTCGGGCAGCTTCTTCAGCTACCTCGGCGGCGCGCCTTTCGTCGGCAGCGAGATCTTCAGCCTGACACCCCAGGCGCTGGGTCTGCATTTCGGCGTGCCGGCCATCGGCTATTTCCTGGGCAACTTCATCACGGGCCGGTTTTCCCAGGCCGTGGGCGTGAACCTGATGGTGCTCTGGGGCTGCTCGATCTGCGCCGGCGGCATGCTGCTGGCGCTCAGCCTCTTCGCCGCCGGCCTCGGCTCGGCGCTGACCTTCTTCGGATGCATGGCCTTCATCGGCCTCGGCAACGGCCTTGCCATCCCCAACGCCACCGCCGGCATGCTCTCGGTCCGCCCCCACCTGGCCGGCACCGCCTCGGGCCTTGGCGGCGCGCTGATGATCGGCGGCGGCGCCGCGCTCTCGGCCCTCGCCGGTTCGCTGCTGACCCACGAATCCGGCGCCTACCCGTTGCTGTGGTTGATGTTCACCTCGTCGATCCTCGGGCTCATCGCCGTGCTGATGGTGATCCGCCGGGAACGACGCCTGACGCTGACCACCTGA
- the accD5 gene encoding putative propionyl-CoA carboxylase beta chain 5: MKDILAELESRRDAARQGGGARRVEAQHGRGKLTARERIDLLVDEGSFEEFDMFKAHRCTDFGMETQRPYGDGVITGWGTINGRLVYVFSQDFTVFGGSLSETHAEKICKIMDMAVRNGAPVIGLNDSGGARIQEGVASLAGYAEVFQRNIDASGVVPQISVIMGPCAGGAVYSPAMTDFIFMVKDSSYMFVTGPDVVKTVTNEQVTAEELGGASTHTKKSSVADAAFENDVEALAEVRRLVDMLPASNREKPPVRPFFDSPDREDMSLDTLIPENPNQPYDMKELIHKIADEGDFYEIQKDFAGNIITGFIRLEGQTVGVVANQPMVLAGCLDIDSSRKAARFVRFCDCFEIPILTLVDVPGFLPGTAQEYGGVIKHGAKLLFAYGEASVPKVTVITRKAYGGAYDVMASKHLKGDVNYAWPTAEIAVMGAKGATEIIHRADLGDPEKIAKHTKDYEDRFANPFVAAERGFIDDVIMPHGTRRRVCRAFAALRNKRIEKPWKKHDNIPL; the protein is encoded by the coding sequence ATGAAGGACATTCTAGCAGAGCTCGAATCCCGCCGCGATGCTGCCCGCCAGGGTGGCGGCGCCCGCCGGGTCGAGGCGCAGCACGGCCGGGGCAAGCTGACCGCGCGCGAACGCATCGATCTTCTGGTGGACGAGGGCAGCTTTGAAGAATTCGACATGTTCAAGGCGCATCGCTGCACCGATTTCGGCATGGAGACCCAGCGCCCCTACGGCGATGGAGTCATCACCGGCTGGGGCACGATCAACGGCCGCCTGGTCTATGTGTTTTCCCAGGACTTCACCGTCTTCGGCGGGTCGCTGTCGGAAACCCATGCCGAGAAGATCTGCAAGATCATGGACATGGCCGTGCGCAACGGCGCGCCGGTCATCGGTCTGAACGACAGCGGCGGCGCGCGGATCCAGGAGGGCGTGGCCTCGCTTGCCGGGTACGCCGAGGTGTTCCAGCGCAATATCGACGCCAGCGGCGTGGTGCCCCAGATCAGCGTGATCATGGGCCCCTGCGCGGGCGGTGCGGTCTATTCGCCGGCGATGACCGATTTCATCTTCATGGTGAAGGACAGTTCCTACATGTTCGTTACCGGCCCCGACGTGGTGAAGACGGTGACCAACGAACAGGTCACCGCCGAGGAACTGGGCGGGGCGTCGACGCACACGAAGAAGAGTTCGGTTGCCGACGCGGCGTTCGAGAACGACGTGGAAGCGCTGGCCGAGGTGCGCCGCCTGGTCGACATGCTGCCCGCGTCGAACCGGGAAAAGCCCCCCGTCCGCCCGTTCTTTGACAGTCCGGACCGCGAGGACATGTCGCTGGATACGCTGATCCCGGAAAACCCGAACCAGCCCTACGACATGAAGGAACTGATCCACAAGATCGCGGACGAGGGCGATTTCTACGAGATCCAGAAGGATTTCGCGGGCAACATCATCACCGGGTTCATCCGGCTGGAAGGGCAGACCGTGGGCGTGGTGGCCAACCAGCCGATGGTGCTGGCCGGGTGCCTGGATATCGACAGTTCGCGCAAGGCGGCGCGGTTCGTGCGGTTCTGCGACTGCTTCGAAATCCCGATCCTGACGCTGGTCGATGTGCCGGGGTTCCTGCCGGGGACCGCGCAGGAATACGGCGGGGTCATCAAGCACGGCGCCAAGCTGCTGTTCGCCTATGGCGAGGCGAGCGTACCGAAGGTCACGGTGATCACGCGCAAGGCCTATGGCGGGGCTTATGACGTGATGGCGTCCAAGCACCTGAAGGGCGACGTGAACTATGCCTGGCCCACCGCCGAGATCGCGGTGATGGGGGCCAAGGGCGCGACCGAGATCATCCATCGCGCCGACCTGGGCGATCCCGAGAAGATCGCCAAGCACACGAAGGATTACGAGGATCGGTTCGCCAATCCCTTCGTGGCGGCCGAACGGGGGTTCATCGACGACGTGATCATGCCGCATGGCACGCGCCGCCGGGTCTGCCGGGCGTTTGCCGCGCTGCGCAACAAGCGCATCGAGAAGCCCTGGAAGAAGCACGACAACATCCCGCTCTGA
- the ridA_1 gene encoding Enamine/imine deaminase, producing the protein MSLPEFHMIAGGPRPVAPFSHAVEADGWVMLTGQMPTDPNAPDAPLPDGIEAQTRRVMENLEIVLKGVGLGLEHVVQCRCYLTAFHRDYAAFNDTYQSFFPEDRRPARTTVGVTALAVGALVEIDCMARRPDA; encoded by the coding sequence ATGTCCTTGCCCGAATTTCACATGATCGCCGGTGGGCCGCGCCCCGTCGCGCCGTTCTCCCATGCGGTGGAGGCCGATGGCTGGGTGATGCTGACCGGGCAGATGCCGACCGATCCGAATGCGCCGGACGCGCCGCTGCCCGACGGGATCGAGGCGCAGACGCGCCGGGTGATGGAGAACCTGGAGATCGTGCTGAAGGGGGTGGGGCTTGGGCTGGAACACGTGGTGCAGTGCCGGTGCTACCTGACGGCGTTTCACCGCGATTACGCGGCGTTCAACGACACCTACCAGAGCTTTTTCCCCGAAGACCGGCGGCCCGCCCGGACCACCGTGGGCGTGACCGCGCTGGCGGTGGGGGCGCTGGTGGAGATCGACTGCATGGCGAGAAGACCCGATGCGTGA